A DNA window from Pongo abelii isolate AG06213 chromosome 2, NHGRI_mPonAbe1-v2.0_pri, whole genome shotgun sequence contains the following coding sequences:
- the LOC100456100 gene encoding CTD nuclear envelope phosphatase 1-like, with protein sequence MNPGGGACSELRSHQLHSSLGDSETLSQKKEKKKKLEAQWTTLRFPPFPLPPFSLPPFSLAPSPAAPSSSYPSSFLLVSEDPILARPVSARNLPKGVGATPSPCGPPRAAHACPPAPRSAGLSPCQGWLSEPPAPCPSLHSLLPLGGPVPSPFGGGLAELGRRGPGAGGAGVIQMMRTQSAGLRTFVAFASKLWSFSIYLLRGQIRTVIQYQTVRYDILPLSPVSRNRLAQVKRKILVLDLDETLIHSHHDGVLRPTVRPGKPPDFILKVVIDKHPVRFFVRKRPHVDFFLEVVSQWYELVVFTASMEIYGSAVAGKLDNSRSILKRRYYRQHCTLELSSYIKDLSVVHSDLSSIVILDNSPGAYRSCPDNAIPIKSWFSDPSDTALLNQLPMQDALRFTADVRSVLSRNLHQHRLW encoded by the coding sequence atgaacccgggaggtggagcttgcagtgagctgagatcacaccaactgcactccagcctcggcgacagcgagactctgtctcaaaaaaaagaaaaaaaaaagaaattagaggcGCAGTGGACCACTCTCCGCtttccccccttccccctccctcccttttcccttcctcctttttcccTAGCCCCCTCCCCCGCTGCGCCCTCCTCCAGTtatccttcctctttcctcctggTCTCGGAGGACCCCATCCTAGCCCGACCTGTCTCGGCCCGCAACCTCCCCAAAGGCGTCGGTGCCACTCCCAGCCCATGTGGGCCCCCGCGGGCTGCCCACGCCTGTCCCCCAGCTCCCCGTTCCGCTGGGCTTTCCCCTTGCCAGGGGTGGCTTTCTGAGCCGCCCGCTCCGTGCCCCTCTCTGCATTCTCTCCTGCCACTCGGGGGCCCCGTTCCCTCTCCCTTCGGCGGGGGGCTGGCAGAGCTGGGCCGCAGGGGCCCTGGTGCCGGCGGTGCCGGGGTCATCCAAATGATGCGGACGCAGTCTGCTGGGCTGCGCACGTTCGTGGCCTTCGCCTCCAAGCTCTGGAGCTTCTCCATTTACCTTTTGCGGGGGCAGATCCGCACGGTAATTCAGTACCAAACTGTTCGATATGATATCCTCCCCTTATCTCCTGTGTCCCGGAATCGGCTAGCCCAGGTGAAGAGGAAGATCCTGGTGCTGGATCTGGATGAGACACTTATTCACTCCCACCATGATGGGGTCCTGAGGCCCACAGTCCGGCCTGGTAAGCCTCCTGACTTCATCCTCAAGGTGGTAATAGACAAACATCCTGTCCGGTTTTTTGTACGTAAGAGGCCCCATGTGGATTTCTTCCTGGAAGTGGTGAGCCAGTGGTACGAGCTGGTGGTGTTTACAGCAAGCATGGAGATCTATGGCTCTGCTGTGGCAGGTAAACTGGACAATAGCAGAAGCATTCTTAAGAGGAGATATTACAGACAGCACTGCACTTTGGAGTTGAGCAGCTACATCAAGGACCTCTCTGTGGTCCACAGTGACCTCTCCAGCATTGTGATCCTGGATAACTCCCCAGGGGCTTACAGGAGCTGTCCAgacaatgccatccccatcaaatcCTGGTTCAGTGACCCCAGCGACACAGCCCTTCTCAACCAGCTCCCGATGCAGGATGCCCTCAGGTTCACCGCTGACGTTCGTTCCGTGCTGAGCCGAAACCTTCACCAACATCGGCTCTGGTGA